A window from Odocoileus virginianus isolate 20LAN1187 ecotype Illinois chromosome 24, Ovbor_1.2, whole genome shotgun sequence encodes these proteins:
- the SMARCD1 gene encoding SWI/SNF-related matrix-associated actin-dependent regulator of chromatin subfamily D member 1 isoform X3: protein MGGTLQSDLAWPSQGWTSPARDLRLSRSSRSSSRRSKIGTTIFIPNSAKKKKMADKILPQRIRELVPESQAYMDLLAFERKLDQTIMRKRLDIQEALKRPIKQKRKLRIFISNTFNPAKSDAEDGEGTVASWELRVEGRLLEDSALSKYDATKQKRKFSSFFKSLVIELDKDLYGPDNHLVEWHRTATTQETDGFQVKRPGDVNVRCTVLLMLDYQPPQFKLDPRLARLLGIHTQTRPVIIQALWQYIKTHKLQDPHEREFVICDKYLQQIFESQRMKFSEIPQRLHALLMPPEPIIINHVISVDPNDQKKTACYDIDVEVDDTLKTQMNSFLLSTASQQEIATLDNKIHETIETINQLKTQREFMLSFARDPQGFINDWLQSQCRDLKTMTDVVGNPEEERRAEFYFQPWAQEAVCRYFYSKVQQRRQELEQALGIRNT, encoded by the exons ATGGGGGGAACCCTTCAGTCCGACCTGGCCTGGCCCAGTCAGGGATGGACCAGTCCCGCAAGAGACCTGCGCCTCAGCAGATCCAGCAGGTCCAGCAGCAGGCGGTCCAAAATCGGAACCACAA TATTTATTCCAAacagtgcaaaaaaaaagaagatggctGACAAAATTCTACCTCAAAGG ATTCGTGAACTGGTACCAGAATCCCAGGCCTATATGGATCTCTTGGCTTTTGAAAGGAAACTGGACCAGACTATCATGAGGAAACGGCTAGATATCCAGGAGGCCTTGAAACGTCCCATCAAG CAAAAACGGAAGCTgcgaattttcatttctaacactTTCAATCCGGCTAAGTCAGATGCTGAGGATGGGGAAGGGACGGTGGCCTCCTGGGAACTTCGGGTAGAAGGACGGCTCCTGGAGGAT TCAGCTTTGTCCAAATATGATGccaccaaacaaaagaggaagttttcttctttttttaaatccttggTGATCGAACTGGACAAAGACCTGTATGGACCAGACAACCATCTGGTAGAA TGGCACAGGACCGCCACTACCCAGGAGACGGATGGCTTCCAGGTGAAGCGGCCGGGAGATGTGAATGTACGATGTACTGTCCTGCTGATGCTGGATTACCAG CCTCCTCAGTTTAAATTAGACCCTCGTCTGGCTCGGCTTCTGGGCATTCACACCCAGACCCGTCCGGTGATCATTCAAGCACTGTGGCAATATATTAAGACACACAAGCTCCAGGACCCACATGAGCGGGAGTTTGTCATTTGTGACAAGTACCTCCAGCAG ATCTTTGAGTCTCAACGTATGAAGTTTTCAGAGATTCCCCAACGGCTCCATGCCTTGCTTATGCCCCCTGAACCCATTATCATTAATCATGTCATCAG TGTTGACCCGAATGATCAGAAAAAGACAGCTTGTTATGACATTGATGTGGAAGTGGATGATACCTTGAAGACCCAGATGAATTCTTTTCTGCTGTCTACTGCCAGCCAGCAGGAGATTGCTACTCTAGACAACAAG aTCCACGAGACAATAGAAACTATCAATCAGCTGAAGACCCAGCGGGAGTTCATGCTGAGCTTTGCCAGAGACCCTCAGGGTTTCATCAATGACTGGCTTCAGTCCCAGTGCCGGGACCTCAAG ACCATGACTGATGTGGTGGGTAACCCAGAGGAGGAACGCCGAGCAGAGTTCTACTTCCAGCCTTGGGCCCAGGAGGCTGTGTGTCGATATTTCTACTCCAAG GTGCAACAGAGACGACAAGAATTAGAGCAAGCCCTGGGAATCCGAAATACATAG
- the ASIC1 gene encoding acid-sensing ion channel 1 isoform X2, producing MELKAEEEEVGGLQPVSIQAFASSSTLHGLAHIFSYERLSLKRALWALCFLGSLAVLLCVCTERVQYYFHYHHVTKLDEVAASQLTFPAVTLCNLNEFRFSQVSKNDLYHAGELLALLNNRYEIPDTQMADEKQLEILQDKANFRSFKPKPFNMREFYDRAGHDIRDMLLSCHFRGEVCSAEDFKVVFTRYGKCYTFNSGRDGRPRLKTMKGGTGNGLEIMLDIQQDEYLPVWGETDETSFEAGIKVQIHSQDEPPFIDQLGFGVAPGFQTFVACQEQRLIYLPPPWGTCKAVTMDLDFFDSYSITACRIDCETRYLVENCNCRMVHMPGDAPYCTPEQYKECADPALDFLVEKDQEYCVCEMPCNLTRYGKELSMVKIPSKASAKYLAKKFNKSEQYIGENILVLDIFFEVLNYETIEQKKAYEIAGLLGDIGGQMGLFIGASILTVLELFDYAYEVIKHKLCRRGKCQKEAKRSSADKGVALSLDDVKRHNPCESLRGHPAGMTYAANILPHHPARGTFEDFTC from the exons ATGGAACTgaaggctgaggaggaggaggtgggtggCCTCCAGCCGGTGAGCATCCAGGCCTTCGCCAGCAGCTCCACCCTGCACGGCCTGGCCCACATCTTCTCCTACGAGCGGCTGTCTCTGAAGCGGGCGCTCTGGGCCCTCTGCTTCCTGGGCTCCCTGGCTgtgctgctgtgtgtgtgcaccgAGCGTGTGCAGTACTACTTCCACTACCACCACGTCACCAAGCTCGACGAGGTGGCTGCCTCCCAGCTCACCTTCCCTGCCGTCACGCTGTGCAACCTCAACGAGTTCCGCTTTAGCCAAGTCTCCAAGAATGACCTGTACCATGCCGGGGAGCTGCTGGCCCTGCTCAACAACAG GTATGAGATACCAGACACGCAGATGGCAGATGAGAAGCAGCTGGAGATACTGCAGGACAAGGCCAACTTTCGCAGCTTCAAGCCCAAGCCCTTCAACATGCGCGAGTTCTATGACCGCGCAGGGCACGACATCCGAGACATGCTGCTTTCCTGCCACTTCCGGGGGGAGGTCTGCAGCGCCGAGGACTTCAAGGTG GTCTTCACACGGTATGGAAAGTGTTACACGTTCAACTCTGGCCGAGATGGGCGCCCGCGGCTGAAGACCATGAAGGGTGGGACGGGCAACGGGCTGGAGATCATGCTGGACATTCAGCAGGACGAGTACCTGCCCGTGTGGGGGGAAACCG ATGAGACGTCCTTCGAAGCCGGCATCAAAGTGCAGATTCACAGTCAGGATGAACCTCCCTTCATCGACCAGCTGGGCTTTGGCGTAGCCCCAGGGTTCCAGACCTTTGTGGCCTGCCAAGAGCAGCGG CTCATCTACCTGCCCCCGCCCTGGGGCACCTGCAAAGCTGTTACCATGGACTTGGATTTCTTCGACTCCTACAGCATTACGGCCTGCCGCATCGACTGTGAGACACGCTACCTGGTGGAGAACTGTAACTGCCGCATGGTGCACATGCCAG gggatgcCCCATACTGCACTCCAGAGCAGTACAAGGAGTGTGCAGATCCTGCTCTGG ACTTCCTGGTGGAGAAGGACCAGGAGTACTGTGTGTGTGAAATGCCCTGCAACCTGACCCGCTATGGCAAGGAGCTGTCCATGGTCAAGATCCCCAGCAAAGCATCAGCCAAATACTTGGCCAAGAAGTTCAACAAGTCTGAGCAGTACATAGG GGAGAACATCCTGGTGCTGGACATTTTCTTTGAAGTCCTCAACTATGAGACCATCGAGCAGAAGAAGGCCTATGAGATTGCAGGGCTCCTGG GTGACATTGGAGGCCAAATGGGTCTGTTCATCGGGGCCAGCATCCTCACGGTGCTGGAACTCTTTGACTACGCCTATGAG GTCATAAAACACAAGCTGTGCAGAAGAGGGAAGTGCCAGAAGGAGGCCAAACGGAGCAGCGCGGACAAGGGCGTGGCCCTCAGCCTGGATGACGTCAAAAGACAC AACCCGTGCGAGAGCCTCCGGGGCCATCCTGCCGGGATGACGTATGCGGCCAACATCCTACCTCACCATCCGGCCCGAGGCACTTTTGAGGACTTTACCTGCTGA
- the SMARCD1 gene encoding SWI/SNF-related matrix-associated actin-dependent regulator of chromatin subfamily D member 1 isoform X1, whose product MAARAGFQSVAPSGGAGASGGAGAATALGPGGTPGPPVRMGPAPGQGLYRSPMPGAAYPRPGMLPGSRMTPQGPSMGPPGYGGNPSVRPGLAQSGMDQSRKRPAPQQIQQVQQQAVQNRNHNAKKKKMADKILPQRIRELVPESQAYMDLLAFERKLDQTIMRKRLDIQEALKRPIKQKRKLRIFISNTFNPAKSDAEDGEGTVASWELRVEGRLLEDSALSKYDATKQKRKFSSFFKSLVIELDKDLYGPDNHLVEWHRTATTQETDGFQVKRPGDVNVRCTVLLMLDYQPPQFKLDPRLARLLGIHTQTRPVIIQALWQYIKTHKLQDPHEREFVICDKYLQQIFESQRMKFSEIPQRLHALLMPPEPIIINHVISVDPNDQKKTACYDIDVEVDDTLKTQMNSFLLSTASQQEIATLDNKIHETIETINQLKTQREFMLSFARDPQGFINDWLQSQCRDLKTMTDVVGNPEEERRAEFYFQPWAQEAVCRYFYSKVQQRRQELEQALGIRNT is encoded by the exons ATGGCGGCCCGGGCGGGTTTCCAGTCCGTGGCTCCGAGCGGCGGCGCCGGAGCCTCAGGAGGGGCGGGCGCGGCGACTGCCCTGGGCCCGGGCGGGACACCGGGGCCTCCGGTGCGAATGGGCCCGGCGCCGGGTCAAGGGCTATACCGCTCCCCGATGCCTGGAGCGGCCTATCCG AGACCAGGTATGCTACCAGGCAGCCGAATGACACCTCAGGGACCTTCCATGGGACCCCCTGGCTATGGGGGGAACCCTTCAGTCCGACCTGGCCTGGCCCAGTCAGGGATGGACCAGTCCCGCAAGAGACCTGCGCCTCAGCAGATCCAGCAGGTCCAGCAGCAGGCGGTCCAAAATCGGAACCACAA tgcaaaaaaaaagaagatggctGACAAAATTCTACCTCAAAGG ATTCGTGAACTGGTACCAGAATCCCAGGCCTATATGGATCTCTTGGCTTTTGAAAGGAAACTGGACCAGACTATCATGAGGAAACGGCTAGATATCCAGGAGGCCTTGAAACGTCCCATCAAG CAAAAACGGAAGCTgcgaattttcatttctaacactTTCAATCCGGCTAAGTCAGATGCTGAGGATGGGGAAGGGACGGTGGCCTCCTGGGAACTTCGGGTAGAAGGACGGCTCCTGGAGGAT TCAGCTTTGTCCAAATATGATGccaccaaacaaaagaggaagttttcttctttttttaaatccttggTGATCGAACTGGACAAAGACCTGTATGGACCAGACAACCATCTGGTAGAA TGGCACAGGACCGCCACTACCCAGGAGACGGATGGCTTCCAGGTGAAGCGGCCGGGAGATGTGAATGTACGATGTACTGTCCTGCTGATGCTGGATTACCAG CCTCCTCAGTTTAAATTAGACCCTCGTCTGGCTCGGCTTCTGGGCATTCACACCCAGACCCGTCCGGTGATCATTCAAGCACTGTGGCAATATATTAAGACACACAAGCTCCAGGACCCACATGAGCGGGAGTTTGTCATTTGTGACAAGTACCTCCAGCAG ATCTTTGAGTCTCAACGTATGAAGTTTTCAGAGATTCCCCAACGGCTCCATGCCTTGCTTATGCCCCCTGAACCCATTATCATTAATCATGTCATCAG TGTTGACCCGAATGATCAGAAAAAGACAGCTTGTTATGACATTGATGTGGAAGTGGATGATACCTTGAAGACCCAGATGAATTCTTTTCTGCTGTCTACTGCCAGCCAGCAGGAGATTGCTACTCTAGACAACAAG aTCCACGAGACAATAGAAACTATCAATCAGCTGAAGACCCAGCGGGAGTTCATGCTGAGCTTTGCCAGAGACCCTCAGGGTTTCATCAATGACTGGCTTCAGTCCCAGTGCCGGGACCTCAAG ACCATGACTGATGTGGTGGGTAACCCAGAGGAGGAACGCCGAGCAGAGTTCTACTTCCAGCCTTGGGCCCAGGAGGCTGTGTGTCGATATTTCTACTCCAAG GTGCAACAGAGACGACAAGAATTAGAGCAAGCCCTGGGAATCCGAAATACATAG
- the GPD1 gene encoding glycerol-3-phosphate dehydrogenase [NAD(+)], cytoplasmic, translated as MTGKKVCIVGSGNWGSAIAKIVGGNAAQLAHFDPRVTMWVFEEDIGGRKLTEIINTEHENVKYLPGHKLPPNVVAVPDVVQAAADADILIFVVPHQFIGKICDQLKGHLKANTIGVSLIKGVDEGPKGLKLISEVIGEHLGIPMSVLMGANIANEVAEEKFCETTIGSKNLAHGQLLKELMQTPNFRVKVVQEVDTVEICGALKNIVAVGAGFCDGLGFGDNTKAAVIRLGLMEMIAFAKLFCSGSVSSATFLESCGVADLITTCYGGRNRKVAEAFVRTGKSIEQLEKEMLNGQKLQGPQTARELHSILQHKGMVDKFPLFTAVYKICYEKLPVGEFIHCLQNHPEHV; from the exons ATGACCGGCAAGAAAGTCTGCATTGTAGGCTCTGGCAACTG GGGCTCAGCCATCGCCAAGATTGTGGGTGGCAATGCAGCCCAGCTGGCACACTTTGACCCACGGGTGACCATGTGGGTGTTTGAGGAAGACATCGGGGGCAGAAAGCTGACAGAGATCATCAACACAGAGCACGAGAATGTCAAATACCTGCCAGGGCACAAGCTGCCCCCCAATGTG GTGGCTGTCCCTGATGTGGTCCAGGCTGCAGCGGATGCCGACATCCTGATCTTTGTGGTGCCCCATCAGTTCATCGGCAAGATCTGTGATCAGCTCAAGGGCCACCTGAAGGCCAACACCATTGGCGTGTCTCTCATTAAG GGGGTAGACGAGGGCCCCAAGGGGCTGAAGCTCATCTCTGAAGTGATTGGGGAGCACCTTGGCATCCCCATGAGCGTGCTGATGGGAGCCAACATTGCCAACGAGGTGGCTGAGGAGAAGTTCTGTGAGACAACCATCG GTAGCAAGAACCTGGCCCACGGACAGCTCCTGAAAGAGTTGATGCAGACACCCAATTTCCGCGTCAAGGTGGTGCAGGAGGTGGACACAGTAGAGATCTGTGGGGCCTTAAAG AATATAGTGGCTGTGGGGGCTGGCTTCTGTGATGGCCTGGGCTTTGGCGACAACACCAAGGCGGCTGTGATCCGACTGGGACTCATGGAGATGATCGCCTTCGCCAAGCTCTTCTGCAGCGGCTCCGtgtcctctgccaccttcttggAGAGTTGCGGTGTTGCTGACCTCATCACTACCTGCTATGGAGGGCGGAACCGAAAGGTGGCTGAGGCCTTCGTCCGCACAGGAAAG tccattgAGCAGTTGGAGAAAGAGATGCTGAATGGACAGAAGCTGCAGGGGCCCCAGACAGCCCGGGAGCTGCACAGTATCCTCCAGCACAAAGGCATGGTGGATAA GTTCCCTCTGTTCACAGCTGTGTACAAGATATGCTACGAGAAACTGCCAGTGGGGGAGTTCATCCACTGCCTGCAGAATCATCCAGAACATGTGTGA
- the SMARCD1 gene encoding SWI/SNF-related matrix-associated actin-dependent regulator of chromatin subfamily D member 1 isoform X2, with translation MAARAGFQSVAPSGGAGASGGAGAATALGPGGTPGPPVRMGPAPGQGLYRSPMPGAAYPRPGMLPGSRMTPQGPSMGPPGYGGNPSVRPGLAQSGMDQSRKRPAPQQIQQVQQQAVQNRNHNAKKKKMADKILPQRIRELVPESQAYMDLLAFERKLDQTIMRKRLDIQEALKRPIKQKRKLRIFISNTFNPAKSDAEDGEGTVASWELRVEGRLLEDSALSKYDATKQKRKFSSFFKSLVIELDKDLYGPDNHLVEWHRTATTQETDGFQVKRPGDVNVRCTVLLMLDYQPPQFKLDPRLARLLGIHTQTRPVIIQALWQYIKTHKLQDPHEREFVICDKYLQQIFESQRMKFSEIPQRLHALLMPPEPIIINHVIRTFQSETPTPLPLSAFLFRRWMNKACLGRYRVKEGTFSSKHHVLWLYVVFALFPLFHINSSKAFLSLDPEPSSLSR, from the exons ATGGCGGCCCGGGCGGGTTTCCAGTCCGTGGCTCCGAGCGGCGGCGCCGGAGCCTCAGGAGGGGCGGGCGCGGCGACTGCCCTGGGCCCGGGCGGGACACCGGGGCCTCCGGTGCGAATGGGCCCGGCGCCGGGTCAAGGGCTATACCGCTCCCCGATGCCTGGAGCGGCCTATCCG AGACCAGGTATGCTACCAGGCAGCCGAATGACACCTCAGGGACCTTCCATGGGACCCCCTGGCTATGGGGGGAACCCTTCAGTCCGACCTGGCCTGGCCCAGTCAGGGATGGACCAGTCCCGCAAGAGACCTGCGCCTCAGCAGATCCAGCAGGTCCAGCAGCAGGCGGTCCAAAATCGGAACCACAA tgcaaaaaaaaagaagatggctGACAAAATTCTACCTCAAAGG ATTCGTGAACTGGTACCAGAATCCCAGGCCTATATGGATCTCTTGGCTTTTGAAAGGAAACTGGACCAGACTATCATGAGGAAACGGCTAGATATCCAGGAGGCCTTGAAACGTCCCATCAAG CAAAAACGGAAGCTgcgaattttcatttctaacactTTCAATCCGGCTAAGTCAGATGCTGAGGATGGGGAAGGGACGGTGGCCTCCTGGGAACTTCGGGTAGAAGGACGGCTCCTGGAGGAT TCAGCTTTGTCCAAATATGATGccaccaaacaaaagaggaagttttcttctttttttaaatccttggTGATCGAACTGGACAAAGACCTGTATGGACCAGACAACCATCTGGTAGAA TGGCACAGGACCGCCACTACCCAGGAGACGGATGGCTTCCAGGTGAAGCGGCCGGGAGATGTGAATGTACGATGTACTGTCCTGCTGATGCTGGATTACCAG CCTCCTCAGTTTAAATTAGACCCTCGTCTGGCTCGGCTTCTGGGCATTCACACCCAGACCCGTCCGGTGATCATTCAAGCACTGTGGCAATATATTAAGACACACAAGCTCCAGGACCCACATGAGCGGGAGTTTGTCATTTGTGACAAGTACCTCCAGCAG ATCTTTGAGTCTCAACGTATGAAGTTTTCAGAGATTCCCCAACGGCTCCATGCCTTGCTTATGCCCCCTGAACCCATTATCATTAATCATGTCATCAG GACATTCCAGTCTGAGACTCCAACTCCATTACCTCTATCTGCTTTTCTGTTCAGAAGATGGATGAACAAGGCATGTCTAGGCAGATACCGAGTGAAAGAAGGCACTTTCTCCTCAAAGCACCATGTCTTGTGGCTCTACGTAGTCTTTGCCCTCTTTCCCTTATTCCATATTAACTCCAGTAAAGCTTTCCTTTCACTAGACCCTGAACCATCATCACTCAGCCGATAG
- the ASIC1 gene encoding acid-sensing ion channel 1 isoform X1 codes for MELKAEEEEVGGLQPVSIQAFASSSTLHGLAHIFSYERLSLKRALWALCFLGSLAVLLCVCTERVQYYFHYHHVTKLDEVAASQLTFPAVTLCNLNEFRFSQVSKNDLYHAGELLALLNNRYEIPDTQMADEKQLEILQDKANFRSFKPKPFNMREFYDRAGHDIRDMLLSCHFRGEVCSAEDFKVVFTRYGKCYTFNSGRDGRPRLKTMKGGTGNGLEIMLDIQQDEYLPVWGETDETSFEAGIKVQIHSQDEPPFIDQLGFGVAPGFQTFVACQEQRQLIYLPPPWGTCKAVTMDLDFFDSYSITACRIDCETRYLVENCNCRMVHMPGDAPYCTPEQYKECADPALDFLVEKDQEYCVCEMPCNLTRYGKELSMVKIPSKASAKYLAKKFNKSEQYIGENILVLDIFFEVLNYETIEQKKAYEIAGLLGDIGGQMGLFIGASILTVLELFDYAYEVIKHKLCRRGKCQKEAKRSSADKGVALSLDDVKRHNPCESLRGHPAGMTYAANILPHHPARGTFEDFTC; via the exons ATGGAACTgaaggctgaggaggaggaggtgggtggCCTCCAGCCGGTGAGCATCCAGGCCTTCGCCAGCAGCTCCACCCTGCACGGCCTGGCCCACATCTTCTCCTACGAGCGGCTGTCTCTGAAGCGGGCGCTCTGGGCCCTCTGCTTCCTGGGCTCCCTGGCTgtgctgctgtgtgtgtgcaccgAGCGTGTGCAGTACTACTTCCACTACCACCACGTCACCAAGCTCGACGAGGTGGCTGCCTCCCAGCTCACCTTCCCTGCCGTCACGCTGTGCAACCTCAACGAGTTCCGCTTTAGCCAAGTCTCCAAGAATGACCTGTACCATGCCGGGGAGCTGCTGGCCCTGCTCAACAACAG GTATGAGATACCAGACACGCAGATGGCAGATGAGAAGCAGCTGGAGATACTGCAGGACAAGGCCAACTTTCGCAGCTTCAAGCCCAAGCCCTTCAACATGCGCGAGTTCTATGACCGCGCAGGGCACGACATCCGAGACATGCTGCTTTCCTGCCACTTCCGGGGGGAGGTCTGCAGCGCCGAGGACTTCAAGGTG GTCTTCACACGGTATGGAAAGTGTTACACGTTCAACTCTGGCCGAGATGGGCGCCCGCGGCTGAAGACCATGAAGGGTGGGACGGGCAACGGGCTGGAGATCATGCTGGACATTCAGCAGGACGAGTACCTGCCCGTGTGGGGGGAAACCG ATGAGACGTCCTTCGAAGCCGGCATCAAAGTGCAGATTCACAGTCAGGATGAACCTCCCTTCATCGACCAGCTGGGCTTTGGCGTAGCCCCAGGGTTCCAGACCTTTGTGGCCTGCCAAGAGCAGCGG CAGCTCATCTACCTGCCCCCGCCCTGGGGCACCTGCAAAGCTGTTACCATGGACTTGGATTTCTTCGACTCCTACAGCATTACGGCCTGCCGCATCGACTGTGAGACACGCTACCTGGTGGAGAACTGTAACTGCCGCATGGTGCACATGCCAG gggatgcCCCATACTGCACTCCAGAGCAGTACAAGGAGTGTGCAGATCCTGCTCTGG ACTTCCTGGTGGAGAAGGACCAGGAGTACTGTGTGTGTGAAATGCCCTGCAACCTGACCCGCTATGGCAAGGAGCTGTCCATGGTCAAGATCCCCAGCAAAGCATCAGCCAAATACTTGGCCAAGAAGTTCAACAAGTCTGAGCAGTACATAGG GGAGAACATCCTGGTGCTGGACATTTTCTTTGAAGTCCTCAACTATGAGACCATCGAGCAGAAGAAGGCCTATGAGATTGCAGGGCTCCTGG GTGACATTGGAGGCCAAATGGGTCTGTTCATCGGGGCCAGCATCCTCACGGTGCTGGAACTCTTTGACTACGCCTATGAG GTCATAAAACACAAGCTGTGCAGAAGAGGGAAGTGCCAGAAGGAGGCCAAACGGAGCAGCGCGGACAAGGGCGTGGCCCTCAGCCTGGATGACGTCAAAAGACAC AACCCGTGCGAGAGCCTCCGGGGCCATCCTGCCGGGATGACGTATGCGGCCAACATCCTACCTCACCATCCGGCCCGAGGCACTTTTGAGGACTTTACCTGCTGA
- the ASIC1 gene encoding acid-sensing ion channel 1 isoform X3, protein MPIQIFCSVSFSSGEEAPGPLGDVWGPCQRQQRDSSDSEEEEEEREKEAERKEARAGDSPMDLVAFANRCTLHGANHIFVEGGPGPRQALWAVAFVLALGAFLCQVGDRVAYYLSYPHVTLLDEVATTELAFPAVTLCNTNAVRLSQLSYPDLLYLAPMLGLDESDDPGVPLAPPGPEAFSGEPFNLHRFYNRSCHRLEDMLLYCSYCGGPCGPHNFSVVFTRYGKCYTFNSGRDGRPRLKTMKGGTGNGLEIMLDIQQDEYLPVWGETDETSFEAGIKVQIHSQDEPPFIDQLGFGVAPGFQTFVACQEQRLIYLPPPWGTCKAVTMDLDFFDSYSITACRIDCETRYLVENCNCRMVHMPGDAPYCTPEQYKECADPALDFLVEKDQEYCVCEMPCNLTRYGKELSMVKIPSKASAKYLAKKFNKSEQYIGENILVLDIFFEVLNYETIEQKKAYEIAGLLGDIGGQMGLFIGASILTVLELFDYAYEVIKHKLCRRGKCQKEAKRSSADKGVALSLDDVKRHNPCESLRGHPAGMTYAANILPHHPARGTFEDFTC, encoded by the exons ATGCCTATCCAGATTTTCTGCTCCGTGTCGTTCTCCTCTGGAGAGGAGGCTCCCGGGCCCTTGGGAGATGTATGGGGTCCCTGTCAGCGCCAACAGCGGGACAGCTCAGActcagaagaggaggaagaagagagggaaaaggaggcagagaggaaggaggccaGAGCGGGGGACTCACCGATGGACCTGGTGGCCTTTGCCAACCGCTGTACCCTCCACGGCGCCAACCACATCTTCGTGGAGGGGGGTCCTGGGCCGCGGCAGGCCCTGTGGGCAGTGGCCTTTGTCCTGGCACTGGGCGCCTTCCTGTGCCAGGTGGGGGATCGAGTTGCCTATTACCTCAGCTACCCACATGTGACTCTGCTAGACGAAGTGGCCACCACGGAGCTGGCCTTCCCGGCGGTCACCCTCTGCAACACCAATGCAGTGAGGCTGTCCCAGCTCAGCTACCCCGACCTGCTGTACCTGGCCCCCATGCTGGGGCTGGACGAAAGCGACGACCCGGGGGTGCCGCTCGCACCCCCAGGGCCCGAGGCCTTCTCGGGGGAGCCCTTTAACCTGCACCGCTTCTACAATCGCTCCTGTCACCGGCTGGAAGACATGCTGCTCTACTGCTCCTACTGCGGGGGGCCCTGTGGCCCTCACAACTTCTCGGTG GTCTTCACACGGTATGGAAAGTGTTACACGTTCAACTCTGGCCGAGATGGGCGCCCGCGGCTGAAGACCATGAAGGGTGGGACGGGCAACGGGCTGGAGATCATGCTGGACATTCAGCAGGACGAGTACCTGCCCGTGTGGGGGGAAACCG ATGAGACGTCCTTCGAAGCCGGCATCAAAGTGCAGATTCACAGTCAGGATGAACCTCCCTTCATCGACCAGCTGGGCTTTGGCGTAGCCCCAGGGTTCCAGACCTTTGTGGCCTGCCAAGAGCAGCGG CTCATCTACCTGCCCCCGCCCTGGGGCACCTGCAAAGCTGTTACCATGGACTTGGATTTCTTCGACTCCTACAGCATTACGGCCTGCCGCATCGACTGTGAGACACGCTACCTGGTGGAGAACTGTAACTGCCGCATGGTGCACATGCCAG gggatgcCCCATACTGCACTCCAGAGCAGTACAAGGAGTGTGCAGATCCTGCTCTGG ACTTCCTGGTGGAGAAGGACCAGGAGTACTGTGTGTGTGAAATGCCCTGCAACCTGACCCGCTATGGCAAGGAGCTGTCCATGGTCAAGATCCCCAGCAAAGCATCAGCCAAATACTTGGCCAAGAAGTTCAACAAGTCTGAGCAGTACATAGG GGAGAACATCCTGGTGCTGGACATTTTCTTTGAAGTCCTCAACTATGAGACCATCGAGCAGAAGAAGGCCTATGAGATTGCAGGGCTCCTGG GTGACATTGGAGGCCAAATGGGTCTGTTCATCGGGGCCAGCATCCTCACGGTGCTGGAACTCTTTGACTACGCCTATGAG GTCATAAAACACAAGCTGTGCAGAAGAGGGAAGTGCCAGAAGGAGGCCAAACGGAGCAGCGCGGACAAGGGCGTGGCCCTCAGCCTGGATGACGTCAAAAGACAC AACCCGTGCGAGAGCCTCCGGGGCCATCCTGCCGGGATGACGTATGCGGCCAACATCCTACCTCACCATCCGGCCCGAGGCACTTTTGAGGACTTTACCTGCTGA